From one Azospirillum sp. TSH100 genomic stretch:
- a CDS encoding acyl-CoA dehydrogenase family protein gives MDFTLPPHIEDYRCRVRAFVEEEILPVEADRANWDEHENIAEAPLEALRAKVKAAGLWTLQLPKEAGGQGLPMVGVAACYEEMNRSIFGPVCFNAAAPDDGNMRLLSMVGTPAQKERWLKPIVAGRVRSAFAMTEPHPGGGSDPSMMKTKAERRGDHWVVSGRKWFITGAGAAQHFILMARTSDDPRKGLTAFLFDRDQPGWRIERRIPIMGPEEHGGHCELIFDGLEIADENVLMQVGDGLKATQIRLGPARLTHCMRWTGLAKRCLEIAGAYVKERESFGTALAEHEGVQWMLGEAAMQIEIGRLLTMKAAHALDSGSFARKEVSMAKVQVADTLFKAADTAIQLCGARGYSKDTVLEWIYRYARQAKLVDGASEVHKMVLSRSYLAEGDDFWGWR, from the coding sequence ATGGATTTCACCCTTCCTCCGCATATCGAAGACTATCGCTGTCGCGTCCGTGCCTTCGTCGAGGAGGAGATCCTGCCGGTCGAGGCCGACCGCGCCAATTGGGACGAGCACGAGAACATCGCCGAAGCGCCGTTGGAGGCCTTGCGCGCCAAGGTGAAGGCGGCCGGCCTGTGGACGCTGCAATTGCCCAAGGAGGCCGGCGGCCAGGGCCTGCCGATGGTTGGCGTCGCCGCCTGCTACGAGGAGATGAACCGCTCGATCTTCGGTCCGGTCTGCTTCAACGCCGCCGCCCCCGACGACGGCAACATGCGGCTGTTGAGCATGGTCGGCACCCCGGCGCAAAAGGAACGCTGGCTGAAGCCCATCGTCGCAGGACGGGTGCGCAGCGCCTTCGCCATGACCGAACCACATCCCGGCGGCGGTTCCGATCCGTCCATGATGAAGACGAAGGCCGAGCGCAGGGGCGACCACTGGGTGGTCTCGGGACGGAAGTGGTTCATCACCGGGGCCGGGGCCGCCCAGCACTTCATCCTGATGGCGCGCACGTCGGACGACCCGCGCAAGGGGCTGACCGCCTTCCTGTTCGATCGCGACCAGCCGGGTTGGCGCATCGAGCGGCGCATCCCGATCATGGGGCCGGAGGAGCATGGCGGTCATTGCGAGCTGATCTTCGACGGTTTGGAGATCGCGGACGAGAATGTCCTGATGCAGGTCGGTGACGGGCTGAAGGCGACGCAGATCCGGCTGGGTCCTGCGCGTCTGACACACTGCATGCGCTGGACCGGCCTTGCCAAGCGCTGCCTGGAGATCGCCGGGGCTTACGTCAAGGAACGCGAGAGCTTCGGAACCGCGCTTGCCGAGCATGAAGGCGTGCAATGGATGCTGGGCGAGGCGGCGATGCAGATCGAGATCGGCCGGCTTCTGACCATGAAGGCGGCCCATGCGCTCGACAGCGGCAGTTTCGCCCGCAAGGAGGTGTCGATGGCCAAGGTCCAGGTTGCCGACACGCTGTTCAAGGCAGCGGATACGGCAATCCAGCTGTGCGGCGCGCGGGGCTATTCCAAGGATACGGTGCTTGAGTGGATTTATCGCTATGCCCGGCAGGCCAAGCTGGTGGATGGCGCGTCGGAGGTCCACAAGATGGTGCTGAGCCGCAGCTACCTTGCCGAGGGCGACGATTTCTGGGGCTGGCGGTGA
- a CDS encoding MFS transporter, which produces MSTIQAAHASSLTPPMPSQIPLAPAHDSGMSRPLVFLLAAGAGLAAATLYYSQPMLGVLGTDIGAADRTVGWVPTLTQLGYAFGILLLAPLGDRFDRRRIILAKVSVLVAALLAAGFAPSIGGLLAASLVMGLSATLAQDIVPAAATLAPAEHRGRVVGTVMTGLLLGILLSRVVSGLIAEQFGWRAVFVAAAGSIALLGAALWRGLPRFTPTTDLGYGELLGSLVTLWGRHPGLRRAAMAQGLLSLGFSAFWSTLAVMLHGAPFHLGAAAAGAFGLAGAAGALVAPVAGRIADSRGPALMTRLGAGLAVLSFAAMALSPLLPEGGRLWLLVASAVGFDLGVQASLIAHQTIVYGIDPAARSRLNAVLMVGMFIGMAAGATLGSQALDIWGWNGVVAVATAASAGALILRLFIRSDR; this is translated from the coding sequence ATGTCAACCATTCAAGCCGCGCATGCGTCGTCGCTGACACCCCCGATGCCAAGCCAGATTCCCCTGGCGCCCGCGCATGACAGCGGGATGAGCCGGCCGCTGGTCTTCCTGCTGGCGGCCGGCGCCGGTCTGGCGGCGGCGACGCTCTATTACAGCCAGCCGATGCTGGGCGTGCTCGGCACCGACATCGGGGCGGCGGACCGGACGGTGGGCTGGGTGCCGACGCTGACCCAGCTGGGATACGCCTTCGGCATCCTGCTGCTGGCGCCGCTGGGCGACCGCTTCGACCGCCGCCGCATCATCCTGGCGAAGGTGTCGGTTCTGGTCGCGGCCCTGCTGGCGGCGGGTTTCGCCCCGTCCATCGGCGGGCTGCTGGCGGCGAGCCTGGTGATGGGCCTGTCGGCGACGCTGGCGCAGGACATCGTCCCCGCCGCCGCGACGCTGGCCCCGGCGGAGCATCGCGGCCGGGTGGTCGGCACGGTGATGACCGGTCTGCTGCTGGGCATCCTGCTGTCGCGGGTGGTCAGCGGCCTCATCGCCGAACAGTTCGGCTGGCGCGCCGTGTTCGTCGCCGCCGCCGGCAGCATCGCTTTGCTGGGCGCCGCTCTGTGGCGCGGGCTGCCGCGCTTCACCCCGACGACGGATCTGGGCTATGGCGAATTGCTGGGCTCGCTGGTCACGCTGTGGGGCCGCCATCCCGGCCTGCGCCGGGCGGCGATGGCGCAGGGCCTGCTGTCGCTGGGCTTCAGCGCCTTCTGGTCGACGCTGGCGGTGATGCTGCATGGTGCGCCCTTCCATCTCGGTGCCGCCGCGGCGGGGGCCTTCGGGCTGGCCGGTGCGGCGGGGGCGCTGGTGGCGCCGGTCGCCGGCCGCATCGCCGACAGCCGCGGCCCCGCCCTGATGACCCGGCTGGGTGCCGGTCTGGCCGTGCTGTCCTTCGCCGCCATGGCCCTGTCGCCGCTGCTGCCCGAGGGTGGCCGCCTGTGGCTGCTGGTGGCCAGCGCCGTCGGCTTCGACCTGGGAGTCCAGGCCTCGTTGATCGCCCACCAGACCATCGTCTACGGCATCGACCCCGCCGCCCGCAGCCGCCTGAACGCGGTGCTGATGGTGGGCATGTTCATCGGCATGGCCGCCGGTGCTACCCTGGGCAGCCAAGCGTTGGATATCTGGGGCTGGAACGGCGTGGTCGCCGTCGCCACCGCCGCCTCGGCCGGCGCCCTGATCCTGCGGCTGTTCATCCGGTCGGACCGGTAG
- a CDS encoding class I SAM-dependent methyltransferase: MAELDKAFAGAIPALYDRYLGPLIFQPYARDLAGRLAGIEGRILETARGTGIVTCALVQTLPASVELVATDLNQPMLDHAARKLDAPQVTWRQANAMNLPFESTAFDAVVCQFGVMFFPDKPAGFAEARRVLRPGGRFLFSVWDRIEENEITAVVNAAVAAAFPDDPPAFMARTPHGYHDRERIRDELRAAGFTGIEVETVTLRSRAASPVDPATGFCQGTPMRLEIEARDASRLDEVTALAAKAVARHFGDGPIDGKSQAHVVTAIA, encoded by the coding sequence ATGGCTGAACTGGACAAGGCATTCGCCGGGGCGATTCCTGCCCTCTACGACCGTTACCTCGGTCCACTCATCTTCCAACCTTATGCCCGCGATCTGGCGGGACGGCTGGCCGGGATCGAGGGCCGGATTCTGGAAACGGCCCGCGGAACCGGGATCGTGACATGCGCCCTGGTCCAGACCCTGCCTGCGAGCGTCGAACTCGTCGCGACGGACCTCAACCAGCCGATGCTCGACCATGCGGCACGGAAGCTGGACGCGCCGCAGGTGACGTGGCGGCAGGCCAACGCCATGAACCTGCCGTTCGAGAGTACCGCTTTCGATGCGGTGGTCTGCCAGTTCGGCGTGATGTTCTTTCCCGACAAGCCGGCGGGTTTCGCCGAAGCGCGCCGGGTGCTGAGGCCAGGTGGCCGCTTCCTGTTCAGCGTGTGGGACCGCATCGAGGAGAATGAGATCACCGCCGTCGTCAACGCCGCAGTCGCGGCGGCATTTCCCGACGACCCGCCCGCCTTCATGGCCCGCACGCCCCACGGCTACCACGACAGGGAGCGGATCCGCGACGAGCTTCGTGCCGCCGGCTTCACCGGCATCGAAGTCGAGACGGTGACCCTGCGCAGCCGGGCCGCTTCGCCCGTCGATCCGGCGACAGGCTTTTGCCAGGGAACGCCCATGCGCCTTGAGATCGAGGCGCGGGACGCCAGCCGTCTGGACGAGGTGACGGCCCTCGCCGCCAAAGCCGTCGCCCGGCATTTCGGCGACGGCCCGATCGACGGCAAGAGCCAGGCGCATGTGGTAACGGCCATTGCCTAG
- a CDS encoding LysR family transcriptional regulator — protein sequence MSNDLSAVGSDRIALLETFVRIVESGSLSAAAAQLGSTQPTVSRRLQLLERTLGVRLLHRSTHRMSLTEDGTRCYERAKDLLAGWQMLESDVRGADDQPTGHLRVVAPHAFGQQQLVGPVADYLRRYPRMTVEWLLHDRMPDFIGEGIDCAIRVGEVADPSVVALRLAEVPRIAVAAPALLGDGPVPQHPKELAELPWLALRTFYRDEVTLTHAGTGETVSFPIRPRLSTDGLQAVRNATLLGLGASIASQWALVEDLAAGRLVHLAPDWQASTLPVSLVYPPARHQPARLRRFIEVMRVAVPIAFRTVQAP from the coding sequence ATGAGCAATGACCTTTCGGCGGTCGGCAGCGACCGCATCGCCCTGCTGGAGACCTTCGTCCGCATCGTGGAGAGCGGCAGCCTGTCGGCGGCCGCTGCACAGCTCGGCAGCACCCAGCCGACGGTCAGCCGGCGTCTGCAACTGCTGGAACGGACGCTGGGCGTCCGGCTGCTGCACCGCTCCACCCACCGGATGAGTCTGACGGAGGACGGCACCCGCTGTTACGAGCGGGCCAAGGACCTGCTTGCCGGCTGGCAGATGCTGGAAAGCGACGTCCGCGGAGCCGACGACCAGCCGACCGGCCACCTGAGGGTGGTGGCACCGCATGCCTTCGGCCAACAGCAACTGGTCGGGCCGGTGGCCGACTATCTGCGCCGCTATCCGCGGATGACGGTGGAATGGCTTCTGCACGACCGCATGCCGGACTTCATCGGCGAAGGGATCGACTGCGCCATCCGCGTCGGCGAGGTCGCCGACCCGTCGGTCGTCGCCCTGCGGCTGGCGGAAGTGCCACGGATCGCCGTCGCCGCCCCCGCCCTTCTCGGCGACGGGCCGGTGCCGCAGCATCCGAAGGAACTGGCTGAACTGCCCTGGCTGGCGTTGCGCACCTTCTACCGGGACGAGGTGACGCTGACCCATGCCGGCACCGGCGAGACGGTGAGTTTCCCGATCAGGCCGCGCCTGTCGACCGACGGGCTTCAGGCGGTGCGCAACGCCACGCTCCTGGGACTGGGCGCGTCGATCGCCTCGCAATGGGCGCTGGTGGAGGATCTGGCGGCGGGGCGGCTGGTGCATCTGGCGCCCGACTGGCAGGCGTCGACCCTGCCGGTCAGTCTGGTCTATCCGCCGGCCCGCCACCAGCCGGCCCGCCTGCGCCGCTTCATCGAGGTGATGCGCGTCGCCGTGCCAATCGCCTTTCGCACGGTGCAGGCGCCATAG
- a CDS encoding four-carbon acid sugar kinase family protein translates to MDSLVPHAGSPTLASAARHPCLIADDLTGALDTAAQFAVITGPIPVYWQSLPYPALSNGLAFDSGTREASRDQARRRVAAIAAGLPRTPGTLHYAKLDSLLRGHAGAEIAAWIDATAPDHVIIAPAFPYQGRITRGGVQLARGEDGRSWTPAASDLRADLEREELPVQLRCPGAAVPAGISLWDAETDADLDAIAAAGLALKDRVLWCGSSGLAGALARQMGVTDDETKLRLPRPILGLFGTNHPAMLAQLDACAEHVLTLPDGGATTATVLSQRLDHEGIALAVLALPEGLARADAAHRIEWEFARLVRQIDPPGTLLVAGGETLRGLCLALEADRLDLDGHVWPGVPCSILRGGRFDGVRVISKSGAFGDPALLRRLLALAAPQHHQGEQA, encoded by the coding sequence ATGGACAGTCTGGTTCCACATGCGGGATCACCGACACTGGCATCGGCGGCACGGCATCCGTGCCTGATCGCCGACGACCTGACCGGGGCGCTCGATACCGCCGCCCAGTTCGCTGTCATCACCGGCCCGATTCCCGTCTACTGGCAGAGCCTGCCCTATCCTGCCCTGTCGAATGGCCTCGCCTTCGACAGCGGCACGCGCGAAGCGAGCCGGGATCAGGCGCGCCGCCGGGTGGCCGCCATTGCCGCCGGTCTGCCGCGCACGCCCGGCACGCTCCATTACGCCAAGCTCGACAGTCTGCTGCGCGGCCATGCCGGGGCGGAAATCGCCGCCTGGATCGACGCCACGGCCCCCGATCATGTCATCATCGCCCCCGCCTTCCCCTATCAGGGCCGCATCACCCGCGGCGGCGTCCAGCTCGCCCGCGGCGAGGACGGGCGCAGTTGGACGCCCGCGGCAAGCGACCTGCGCGCCGATCTGGAACGGGAGGAACTGCCCGTTCAGCTCCGTTGCCCCGGCGCGGCTGTGCCGGCGGGCATCAGCCTGTGGGATGCGGAGACCGACGCCGACCTCGACGCCATCGCCGCGGCGGGCTTGGCGTTGAAGGACCGGGTGCTGTGGTGCGGCAGCAGCGGGCTGGCTGGCGCGCTTGCCCGGCAGATGGGCGTCACTGACGACGAAACGAAACTCCGGTTGCCGCGGCCGATCCTGGGGCTGTTCGGCACCAACCATCCGGCGATGCTGGCCCAGCTCGACGCCTGCGCCGAACATGTGCTGACGCTGCCCGACGGCGGCGCCACCACCGCGACGGTGCTGTCGCAGCGGCTCGACCATGAGGGTATCGCCCTTGCCGTCCTCGCCCTGCCCGAGGGGCTGGCCCGAGCGGACGCGGCGCACCGGATCGAATGGGAATTCGCCCGGCTGGTCCGCCAGATCGATCCGCCCGGCACGCTGCTGGTGGCGGGCGGCGAGACCCTGCGCGGCCTGTGCCTGGCGCTTGAAGCCGACCGGCTCGACCTCGACGGCCATGTCTGGCCGGGGGTGCCCTGCTCCATTCTGCGCGGCGGACGCTTCGACGGGGTCCGCGTCATTTCCAAATCGGGCGCGTTCGGCGACCCGGCGCTGCTGCGCCGGCTGCTTGCGCTGGCTGCGCCGCAACATCATCAGGGAGAACAAGCATGA
- the pdxA gene encoding 4-hydroxythreonine-4-phosphate dehydrogenase PdxA: MTPHLAITMGDPAGVGPEIIVKACARLKDRLADGSLRLLVIGSNPALHAARDALGSDLDFPEVTDVDGEWPALACLQAGPEGEPIRPGVLSVDGGRFAYLAVERAVRLAEAGRIHGIVTAPLNKEAMNKAGYHYAGHTDLLAELTGARGSVMMLAHGNMRVSHVTTHIALEDVPKKLTPERLRYVIDRTDETLAGLGLPRRRIAVAALNPHAGEGGLFGRQDIEVTEPTIAKCVADGLDVVGPVPGDTIFVKLRAGQYDAVVAMYHDQGHIPVKLLGFNVNPETGTWDALSGVNITLGLPIIRTSVDHGTAFDIAGKGIANELSLIEAIDYAEKLAAARVRTAA; encoded by the coding sequence ATGACACCGCATCTGGCCATCACCATGGGCGATCCGGCCGGCGTCGGGCCGGAGATCATCGTGAAGGCCTGCGCGCGTCTGAAGGACCGGCTGGCCGACGGCTCGCTGCGCCTGCTGGTCATCGGCAGCAACCCCGCCCTCCATGCGGCGCGCGATGCGCTGGGCAGCGACCTCGACTTCCCCGAGGTGACGGATGTCGACGGCGAATGGCCGGCGCTGGCCTGCCTCCAGGCCGGGCCGGAGGGCGAGCCGATCCGTCCCGGCGTGCTGTCGGTCGACGGCGGCCGCTTCGCCTATCTGGCGGTGGAGCGCGCGGTGCGGCTGGCCGAAGCCGGCCGCATCCACGGCATCGTCACCGCGCCCCTGAACAAGGAGGCGATGAACAAGGCCGGCTATCACTATGCCGGGCACACCGACCTGCTGGCCGAACTGACCGGCGCGCGCGGCTCGGTGATGATGCTGGCCCACGGCAACATGCGGGTCAGCCACGTCACCACCCACATTGCGCTGGAGGACGTGCCGAAGAAGCTGACGCCGGAGCGGCTGCGCTACGTCATCGACCGCACCGACGAGACGCTGGCCGGTCTCGGCCTGCCGCGCCGCCGCATCGCCGTCGCGGCCCTCAATCCGCATGCCGGCGAAGGCGGGCTGTTCGGCCGCCAGGACATCGAGGTGACGGAGCCGACCATCGCCAAATGCGTTGCCGACGGCCTCGACGTCGTTGGGCCGGTACCGGGCGACACCATCTTCGTCAAGCTGCGCGCCGGCCAGTATGACGCGGTGGTCGCCATGTATCACGACCAGGGGCACATCCCGGTCAAGCTGCTGGGCTTCAACGTCAATCCGGAGACCGGCACCTGGGACGCGCTGAGCGGCGTCAACATCACGCTCGGCCTGCCGATCATCCGCACCTCCGTCGACCACGGCACCGCCTTCGACATCGCCGGCAAGGGAATCGCCAACGAGCTGAGCCTGATCGAGGCCATCGACTACGCCGAAAAGCTGGCCGCCGCCCGCGTGCGCACGGCGGCCTGA
- the ilvA gene encoding threonine ammonia-lyase, biosynthetic, with product MLPATCSGRPMSMQEYVRKILTARVYDVAIESPLDPMPRLSQRLNNIALLKREDLQPVFSFKLRGAYNKMVGLSAAARERGVVCASAGNHAQGVALSAQKLGIKAVIVMPRTTPAIKVQAVKSRGGKVVLHGDVFDDAYLHARQIEAEKGLTFIHPYDDPDVIAGQGTVGMEILRQHPHPLDAIFVQIGGGGLAAGIAAYVKFLRPDVKVIGVEPDDAASMGAAIAAGKRVQLDQVGLFADGVAVRQVGSETFRLCSELLDEVITVNTDEICAAVKDIFEDTRAITEPSGAVGLAGLKKYAGREGLQGKGLVAIGSGANMNFDRLRHIAERAEIGERREALLAVTIPERPGAYRQFIQALGKRSITEFNYRYADDREAQIFVGVQLTEGDAEKRQIIELLRGLDCPVLDMSDNEMAKLHVRYMVGGRVRGLKDELLYRFQFPERPGALLKFLNGLAQEWNISLFHYRNHGADYGRVLAGIQVPEKDRARFRRCLDDLGYPCWDESGNPAYRLFLAEPQS from the coding sequence ATGTTGCCCGCGACCTGTTCTGGAAGGCCGATGTCCATGCAAGAGTATGTCCGCAAGATCCTCACCGCGCGCGTCTACGACGTGGCGATCGAAAGCCCGCTCGATCCGATGCCGCGGCTGTCGCAGCGCCTGAACAACATCGCGCTGCTGAAACGTGAGGATCTGCAACCCGTCTTCTCCTTCAAGCTGCGCGGCGCCTACAATAAGATGGTCGGCCTGTCCGCCGCCGCGCGGGAGCGCGGGGTGGTGTGCGCGTCGGCCGGCAACCATGCCCAGGGTGTGGCGCTGTCGGCGCAGAAGCTCGGGATCAAGGCGGTGATCGTGATGCCGCGGACGACGCCGGCCATCAAGGTCCAGGCGGTCAAGAGCCGCGGCGGCAAGGTCGTGCTGCATGGCGACGTCTTCGACGATGCCTATCTCCATGCCCGCCAGATCGAGGCGGAGAAGGGGCTGACCTTCATCCACCCCTATGACGATCCCGACGTGATCGCCGGCCAGGGCACCGTCGGCATGGAAATCCTGCGCCAGCACCCGCACCCGCTGGACGCCATCTTCGTGCAGATCGGCGGCGGCGGGCTGGCCGCCGGGATCGCGGCCTATGTCAAGTTCCTGCGCCCCGACGTGAAGGTGATCGGGGTCGAGCCGGACGACGCCGCCAGCATGGGCGCGGCGATTGCAGCGGGAAAGCGGGTGCAGCTGGACCAGGTCGGGCTGTTCGCCGATGGCGTCGCCGTGCGGCAGGTCGGCAGCGAAACCTTCCGGCTGTGCAGCGAGCTGCTGGACGAGGTGATCACCGTCAACACCGACGAGATCTGCGCCGCGGTCAAGGACATCTTCGAGGACACCCGCGCCATCACCGAACCGTCGGGCGCGGTCGGTCTGGCCGGCCTGAAGAAATACGCCGGGCGCGAAGGGTTGCAGGGCAAGGGGCTGGTGGCGATCGGCAGCGGCGCCAACATGAATTTCGACCGGCTGCGCCACATCGCCGAACGGGCGGAGATCGGCGAACGGCGCGAGGCCCTGCTGGCCGTCACCATCCCGGAGCGGCCCGGTGCCTACCGGCAGTTCATCCAGGCGCTGGGCAAGCGGTCGATCACCGAGTTCAACTACCGCTATGCCGACGACCGCGAGGCACAGATCTTCGTCGGCGTGCAGCTGACCGAAGGCGACGCGGAAAAGCGCCAGATCATCGAACTGCTGCGCGGACTGGACTGCCCGGTGCTGGACATGAGCGACAACGAGATGGCGAAGCTCCATGTCCGCTACATGGTTGGTGGCCGGGTGCGCGGGCTGAAGGACGAGTTGCTCTACCGCTTCCAGTTCCCGGAACGGCCGGGCGCCCTGCTGAAGTTCCTGAACGGCTTGGCGCAGGAATGGAACATCTCGCTGTTCCATTACCGCAACCACGGCGCCGACTATGGCCGCGTGCTGGCCGGCATCCAAGTGCCGGAGAAGGACCGGGCGCGGTTCCGGCGCTGCCTGGACGATCTCGGCTACCCCTGCTGGGACGAGAGCGGCAACCCGGCCTACCGGCTGTTCCTGGCCGAACCGCAGTCTTGA
- a CDS encoding TetR/AcrR family transcriptional regulator, with protein MISLREFQARHDLSMEALCARILERHAATIRVKKPAVAVANLARIVETTLMLANRKGFHSMSLRDLTEQSGLSMGALYAYFDSKDTLLMMILGQVVSVVEEVLGHPPEALANDPAGRLRWLLRTHLLLTETMHPWFVFAYMEAKSFPKEGRDLAVGSEMMTESMIADALADGVARGLFAVPEVTMAAALIKPMLQDWYVKRAKHRRRGITPDLYADQLIAFVEAAVGLRRA; from the coding sequence ATGATCAGCTTGCGGGAGTTCCAGGCACGGCATGATCTGTCGATGGAGGCGCTGTGCGCCCGCATCCTGGAACGGCACGCCGCGACCATCCGGGTGAAGAAGCCGGCGGTCGCCGTCGCAAATCTGGCGCGCATCGTCGAAACCACGCTGATGCTGGCAAACCGCAAGGGCTTCCATTCCATGAGCCTGCGCGACCTGACCGAACAGTCGGGGCTGAGCATGGGGGCGCTCTACGCCTATTTCGACAGCAAGGACACGCTGCTGATGATGATCCTGGGGCAGGTCGTCAGCGTGGTGGAGGAGGTGCTGGGCCACCCGCCAGAGGCGCTGGCGAACGATCCGGCAGGCCGGCTGCGCTGGCTGCTGCGCACACACCTGCTCCTGACCGAGACCATGCATCCCTGGTTCGTGTTCGCCTATATGGAGGCCAAGTCCTTTCCCAAGGAGGGGCGCGACCTTGCCGTCGGCAGCGAGATGATGACGGAAAGCATGATCGCCGACGCCCTGGCCGACGGCGTAGCCCGCGGCCTCTTCGCGGTGCCCGAGGTGACGATGGCCGCCGCACTGATCAAGCCGATGCTCCAGGACTGGTACGTGAAGCGCGCCAAGCATCGCCGCCGCGGCATCACGCCCGACCTCTATGCCGATCAGTTGATCGCCTTCGTCGAGGCGGCGGTGGGACTACGCCGGGCCTAG
- a CDS encoding FadR/GntR family transcriptional regulator, whose amino-acid sequence MESSESSAVVADGGEGAQMLRTRQTPLVTRVYQLLLAQISAGDFQPDERLPGENDLAARFQVSRPVVREALKRLRNDGLIYSRQGAGSFVRVAAEESQPVLGYAPVETIADIQRCYEFRLTIEPDHAYHAALRWNDAALDRIAAALSLMDDATRAHRHREDADYAFHTAIAEATNNHYYMSSMQALKDHISVGMKFHGVSLMGPSSGLTGVYDEHRGIFDAIRQRDGETARARMRKHLEGSRDRVFEGRALDLSL is encoded by the coding sequence ATGGAGTCCAGCGAAAGCAGCGCGGTGGTGGCGGACGGCGGGGAGGGAGCCCAGATGCTCCGCACCCGCCAGACGCCGCTGGTCACGCGGGTCTACCAGCTTCTGCTGGCCCAGATCAGCGCCGGCGATTTCCAGCCCGACGAGCGCCTGCCCGGCGAGAATGATCTTGCCGCCCGATTCCAGGTGTCGCGCCCGGTGGTGCGGGAGGCGCTGAAACGGCTGCGGAATGATGGGCTTATCTATTCCCGTCAGGGCGCCGGCAGCTTCGTCCGCGTCGCGGCCGAGGAAAGCCAGCCGGTGCTTGGCTATGCCCCGGTGGAAACGATCGCCGACATCCAGCGCTGCTACGAGTTCCGGCTGACCATCGAGCCGGACCACGCCTATCACGCCGCCTTGCGCTGGAACGACGCGGCACTCGACCGCATCGCGGCGGCGCTGAGCCTGATGGACGACGCGACCCGCGCGCACCGCCACCGCGAGGACGCCGACTACGCCTTCCACACCGCCATCGCCGAGGCGACGAACAACCACTATTACATGTCGTCGATGCAGGCGCTGAAGGATCACATCTCCGTCGGCATGAAGTTCCATGGCGTCTCGCTGATGGGGCCGAGTTCCGGCCTGACGGGCGTGTATGACGAGCATCGCGGCATCTTCGACGCCATCCGCCAGCGCGACGGCGAAACAGCGCGGGCGCGGATGCGCAAGCATCTGGAAGGGTCCCGCGACCGCGTGTTTGAAGGGCGTGCCCTGGATCTGTCGCTGTAA
- a CDS encoding SDR family NAD(P)-dependent oxidoreductase produces the protein MGFTIDLTGRTALVTGASSGLGRHFAGALATAGARVALAARRTDALAETRAAIEAAGGSALTVAMDVTDPASVAAAVGEAWRALGRIDILVNNAGVTATRPFLDMGEEEWERVVDTNLTGCARVARAVAQRMRDDQRGGAIVNIASILGLRVAGQLSSYVAAKGGLVHLTKAMALELARYGIRVNALCPGYVETELNADFFASDAGKALIKRIPQRRLGRLADLDGPLLLLASDAGAYMTGSVLTVDGGHLVSSL, from the coding sequence ATGGGCTTCACCATCGACCTGACCGGCAGGACGGCGCTGGTCACCGGCGCGTCGAGCGGTCTCGGCCGGCATTTCGCCGGCGCGCTGGCGACGGCGGGCGCCCGGGTGGCGCTGGCCGCCCGGCGGACCGATGCGTTGGCCGAAACCCGCGCGGCGATCGAGGCGGCAGGAGGCAGTGCTCTTACGGTCGCCATGGACGTCACCGATCCCGCTTCGGTCGCCGCTGCGGTGGGGGAGGCATGGCGGGCGCTTGGCCGCATCGACATCCTTGTCAACAATGCCGGCGTCACCGCCACGCGCCCCTTCCTCGACATGGGTGAGGAGGAGTGGGAGCGGGTGGTCGACACCAACCTGACCGGTTGCGCCCGCGTGGCGCGCGCGGTGGCGCAGCGCATGCGTGACGATCAGCGGGGCGGGGCAATCGTCAACATCGCTTCCATCCTCGGTCTGCGGGTGGCGGGACAGCTGTCGTCCTATGTCGCAGCCAAGGGCGGGTTGGTTCATCTGACCAAGGCGATGGCGCTGGAACTGGCGCGATACGGCATCCGGGTCAATGCGCTCTGCCCCGGCTATGTCGAGACCGAACTGAACGCCGATTTCTTCGCCAGCGATGCCGGCAAGGCGCTGATCAAGCGCATCCCGCAGCGCCGGCTAGGCCGGCTGGCCGATCTGGATGGCCCGCTGCTTCTGCTGGCGTCGGATGCCGGCGCCTATATGACCGGGTCGGTACTGACCGTCGACGGTGGTCATCTCGTCTCCTCGCTCTAG